The segment AGGCAATCTCATTTCTGAATCACTGGTCATATTTACCAACCTCCTTATCATTGCCATGCTCATTGAAGCAAGGGAGAAGGACAGCCTTTTTCTCTGGTATTTATCAGGCCTGCTCCTTGGTATATCGGCAATTATAAGGCCAAACATCCTTTTTTTTGCTCCATTGGCTCTTTTATGGATCTTCTCTTTCTTTCGAAAGGAAGGCACGGCAAAATCGATACTTCACTGTTTCCTCTTTTTTGCAGGCACCATTACTGCCATAGCACCGGTAACGGCAAGAAATTACCTGCTCACAGGAGACAGGGTTCTCATTACATCGAGCGGCGGCCTGAATTTCTACCTCGGTAATAATAAGGACGCATCAGGCATATTGACGGAACCCGCCTTTATCCGGCCTGATCCGGCCTATGAGCATAAAGATGCAAGAAAAGAAGCGGAAAG is part of the Deltaproteobacteria bacterium genome and harbors:
- a CDS encoding glycosyltransferase family 39 protein, which produces MNSKSNNLLVTAGPLLLICGIALSLRIIYLLQFKEMPFFYHLSLDPLFYDRSALSILNGNYLLGKEVLDMGPLYSYFLAAVYALSGHDLFAARIVQVLTGTLSCLLIYSIGLNVFDKKTALTASFISALYGPFIFTEGNLISESLVIFTNLLIIAMLIEAREKDSLFLWYLSGLLLGISAIIRPNILFFAPLALLWIFSFFRKEGTAKSILHCFLFFAGTITAIAPVTARNYLLTGDRVLITSSGGLNFYLGNNKDASGILTEPAFIRPDPAYEHKDARKEAE